Genomic window (Electrophorus electricus isolate fEleEle1 chromosome 25, fEleEle1.pri, whole genome shotgun sequence):
ACATGATCAATTATTTACAGttgaatgacaaaaaaaaacaaaaaaacaacaaggaaCAATCAATCATTCTCTATGCTCCTCTGGGATGAAAAGGCTAGTCTGGTTGAACAGGCATTAGTCAAGATATTTTCCTAGAATATCTCCATCTCGGAACAGGTAATAGTCCTAAAATtagaacaaaattaaaacaagcttTATTAAACTTGCTATAAAACATTCCAGTTATCTCCTTACTTCTTatatttctggaaaaaaaaaaaaaaaaaaaaaagtcaccctTGTAAGTGACCAATATATTCCAAATTACACATGTACCTTATCATCAAGAACCACTTTTGTGCCTCCATATTCTGGTAGCAGAACTTTCTCTCCAACTTTAACACAGACAGGAGTTGCTTCTCCactctgaaaagaaaaagggcaatgacttttttttaaaaagcctccAAGGAGTCTACATAAATGAGACAGATACAGGGATCATACTTACCTTGTTGGTGGCCCCCGGTCCCACAGCCACCACTGTGGCCTGCAGCACTTTGCCTTGTGACTTTTCTGGAAGCATGATGCCTCCTTTAGTCACAGTCTCCGCTGCTAGTCGCTCCACCAACACCCTGTCAAACATTGGAAGAAATTTCTGGAAAGCCTTTGCCTGCAAAGAAGCAAAAAGATATTCAATACTGTGAGAAGAACTGTGTTCATGTGCACATTAGCACCACTAGGGTGCGCTAAAGAACACGAAGTGAAATATAGCAAAAAGGGGATCCGTGAACCAGCTTGGGCAAGACTAAAGTTGTaatatcagtaaaaaaaataaataaaaatctaacatataaaggaattttttttttttctgtattcgCTACCTTTTGGCTGTAGAACTGATGTATTATAGAAAGACTTAACAGgaaacatgcttttttttttaaatcaggtaACATGCCTAAGATAGAAAGCCACCTTTGTGATCGCTTACATAAAATCCCAGCTAGACCTTATGCTACTAATCTAAGATATTGCTAATGGAACTGAACAAAGACGGCCTCAGAAAGCAAGAGATTTACAACACATGCTCCACGTTTGGAGGCAGATGTGTCGCTAGCCTTGACTGAAGGTCAACACAGCAGGGTAGAATGGAGGGCATTAGTCAAAACTAGAGAACgaaaggaggagggagagaattTGAaggttttgtaaatgtttaacaCATCAGTGAAGGACACTGATTCCAAGATAAACCCTAAAGGCTGACCAGACTCTGAAAATACTGGAACAAACTGGACAGTAAAGTCCAGTTCAACAGTCCAGACACTACCATCAAAAAGCCTTAATCGTGCAGTCAGTTAAAAATCTGCAAAGCAAGTTATGAAAGTAAAGATTAACTTTAATGTCTCAGTGTGGAAGGGGCCAAATTAAACTCGTCAGATTTACCTATAGCCTTCAACTAAAATCTTTAGGCAAGtgaaccaccccccacccccggccaAGAGAGTGACCCGGAAGTGCTACGTTCCAGAGGGGCCACTGAGCAATGTGAGCACCGTTATAAAACACATAGCCATCCAGCTAGCTTAGCCTAGTAACTGAACACGTTAAAAACGCAGGGACGTGTTCACCCACCAAACATCAGCCGAGCTCACGTAGCTCTGACGAATACATTCAAGCCATCTAATAGCAAACTAGCGAATAATATAGGCTAGAAGTTGAACGGTTACGATAGCCTAATCTGAGGGGGATGGAGTACTACAAGCACAAACACTTACACCGAGCAAAAAAGAAATTAcagatttgggatgaaaccaaTCTACTTCCACCCCACGATAACTTTACTGTTAGTTAGGGCAAAGTTAGGCTCCGACTGAGGACTTAAACAGCCAAACCAGCTATCTTAACCTAGCTAACCCCAGCCAGAACGATGCAGGTTAAATGTTAAACGTCAGTGTATATCAATGCAGCTATACGTGAAAATTTCAACTACAGTTAACAACGCGAATGTCACCATCGTGCCGGGCTCCCAAGCCCCTGGTTTGTATACTGGTGCTGGTATAATTGGTTTTTGACTGCGATGACCTTGCatggtagctagctagcgttagcaatCCTAGATAAACTCCAATATACGATAGCGTGCTAGTAAAAGCCggattttaaaaacatcaccTTCCAGTTTACGTTATATTCGAGATGGAGATACAGTAAATATGATAAACAAACGATAGTAGGCTTACCATATCTGGGATTtgtggttctttttttaaaggatcCTCACGCCTGTACGAGCCACCAAGTCACGCTGAAGACGTGCACGTGAAGAAAGAACTAGAAGCCTAGTGCACATGCGCGAAGCAGCCAGCCTCGGAACcttcagagagaaaaacacgTGGAAGAGACCAAAAGGGGGGCTTTAAGCCTGGAATACTGCTAGATAACTTATTAATTAACAGACTATTCACCAGCGTCCAAAAGCAGGCTTTAAACCTGTAATACTGCTAGATaactcattaattaattaattaattaattaattaacagaCTATTCACCAGCGTCCAAAAGCAGGCTTTAAACCTGGAATACTGCTAGATAACTCATTAATTAACAGACTATTCACGAGTATCCAAAAGCAGGCTTTAAACCTGGAATACTGCTATATAACTCATTAATTAACAGACTATTCACGAGTATCCAAAAGCAGGCTTTAAACCTGGAATACTGCTAGATAACTCATTAATTAACAGACTATTCACGAGTGTCCAAAAGCAGGCTTTAAGCCTGGAATACTGCTAGATAACTCATTAATTAACAGACTATTCACCAGCGTCCAAAAGCAGGCTTTAAACCTGGAATACTGCTAGATAACGCATTAATTAACAGACTATTCACGAGTATCCAAAAGCAGGCTTTAAGCCTGGAATACTGCTAGATAACTCATTAATTAACAGACTATTCACCAGAGTCCAAAAGCAGGCTTTAAACCTGGAATACTGCTAGATAACTCATTAGTTAACAGACTATTCACCAGTGTCCAAAAGCAGGCTTTAAACCTGGAATACTGCTAGATAACTCATTAGTTAACAGACTATTCACCAGTGTCCAAAAGCAGGCTTTAAACCTGGAATACTGCTAGATAACTGATTAATTAACAGACTATTCACCAGCATCCAAAAGCAGGCTTTAAGCCTGGAATACTGCTAGATaactcattaattaattaattaatagacTATTCACCAGCGTCCAAAAGCAGGCTTTAAGCCTGAATACTGCTAGATAACTTATTAACAGACTATTCACCAGCGTCCAAAAGCAGGCTTTAAACCTGGAATACTGCTAGATAATTCCTTTGTTAGTGTATTAATATAAACTGCTAGCAGCACTGTAACACGCACGTTGTGATTACGCAATATCA
Coding sequences:
- the LOC113587571 gene encoding 10 kDa heat shock protein, mitochondrial isoform X2; this encodes MAKAFQKFLPMFDRVLVERLAAETVTKGGIMLPEKSQGKVLQATVVAVGPGATNKSGEATPVCVKVGEKVLLPEYGGTKVVLDDKDYYLFRDGDILGKYLD